The window GCATAACTCAGAGGACAAGCctccatttttaaattttggagaAAACTTATGCAGCTTGTTTAGTTTAGATGTATCCAATGCAAACCCTCAACAGCTTCAATACATTGTGTAGACCAAAACATAAGCTGCCTTTTTCCATGTCTCTGGCCAGATCATAATCTACCCTCCCATCATAGCTGCAAGGAGAACATAAGTTtacaaattgaataaatattgcAACTTGAATACAATAGTACTTGTTCATTTCTCAACTATAAATTCTTGAATCTCTATTCCTGTATGCCGAGCACCTCCTTGTACTCTCAACAGAATTTCATCTCCAACTTTTAGTGAGGTCACAGGGATGGCTGTTTTTAACAGTGTATTTCCTGAATAGGGAAATAGACAACACTTTAGGAAGCTCAACAAACTactagaaaatacaaaaaagaaattgacTGAATTACCTTGTGGGGGACAAACCAAGGCAACTGTTTCTGCATTCTGTAAAAGGATGCTGATAATTTGATTATCTAATTCTATCTGAAATGACATAATTATTATTACCAAATAAGATTTTGGATAGGTACTAGCAAACAGCAATAAAACTACCTGAAAAATATCATGAGTGGCTCACATGACAATGGAATTATTGTTCTTTAATGCCACACAATGTTCAACCATAATTTTACAATATTGATGCAGAGTGAAAACATTTGAGCAACACGGTTAATACCCATTCAAACAAACTAAGTAGCAGACATAGAGAGTCTATTCTACCAGTTACTATGTAATACAGTTATCCTGgtataaattatcattatctTAAGTTTCTAAAACCCTGCATaacaatttttgaatttttatcttcACCCTCATTCTAATGTTAGTCTGCATTGAAGTTCTATAACCATGAAGACAGTTTTGTGGAGAAAACTAGTTATAGTTCCATGATTTGAAATTCAATCTTAATGTTCAATCATTAAGATTTTTTTGGTACTTTTATTGATGCCATATCTTAATTTTGGCTTAGGGTCTAACTCTACTAGACAAAATTAACATATAAGGAGAGGATTGCACAAGCTTTATAAGCTCAATTTAGATCATATCTCTAGTTGATGTGAGACTAAAATTAAGATAGCCCCAAAGAGGCTGCAACTGAGATAGGCTAGGGGTGACTGCTATTAAGGCAACTTTCAAACACCATATATTGAGGAAATCTGGAATCTCTatagtatatatttaatttttttaatggtagGAAAGGCTTGtgtaaaacaattatattttaaatggcAGTTAATTTCAAATCTATACATGCAAACCAAAACAAACAGTAGATTAACGGTGCAATTTAAAACAGattactaactattaaaagCTTTATAGAAGAATATGAAACCTTTTTATGACACCTTGATTTCACTACAAGTgctaaataagagaaaatttgAGAACTCTCAGCTAATATAGAACTACTTAAAATAAGCTAATCATATAAATTCAGGTTATTTTGTAACTAGGTTTAACTCAAACTTCGGTTAAAATTAGCTTTGAACCAATTTTTAtctatctatttttaaattcaaaacacCTAGCATGCTTATTGACATTTGACAATTGATGAATGAGCGGTTTCTGCAAGTATATCTCATCCAATAACCACCCTTAGATCTAGTTCAAGAGGACAAGGGGGAAATGATGAGGAAGAGAgagcataagaaaacaaaaagttggACTAGGAAAAAAACCAACTTTGAAATGGTTTTTTTAAGAATCAGTTTTATCTCAAAATTGGTTTCCATAAGAACCATTGTTAAAAACAGACCCGTTGCACTTACACATCTAGTTTTTATGAATTTCCAAACGACCCTTAAGAATATTACTTTGTATTATCAACTGCTACATctttaagaatatattttttagattagTGTGATATATTCCAAAGGACATGTACCACAGCACACTCATTTAAGAAATCaagttaaataatataaagaaaCACTTTTCAAACAATTTTCCCAATAATGCACACACAAACCTCTGCCTCCACAAGGATTAGTGGTCTACTTTCTATCTTTACACGCCCAACAATTGCAATTCGTTGCTGACCCTGATGATCAACTACAATCACTTCTTTTCCAGATTTTAATTCTGACAGGTAGCGTGTTCTGCCTCCGGGAACAGCAACATAGGCATGTACTGGTCCCTGTTATGATAAGTAATCGGTTAAAAAGAATTCATGCAACTTCTGTTgacaacataattaattttttaaaatggaaatTCCAATACACTTTGAATGCAAaaggaaccaaaaacaaaaacattaaaaacatcaaatcttCAAGAAAGTAAATAGGCTGAATTCAACTATTTTTGGAGACACACAAGGTTACAACAATTTCAGCTATCAGATTACAAGGGCACTGATCGCACAATCTGTGCTGACACTACTTCTTGAACATGTTCAACATTCatgagaaataaaaggaaaaaaaatgatcatgAGTAATGTTCTTCTATATTAAAAACTTAGCCAAAATCTGCTTTCAAAATGAATCCTGATTTAGTACAAAACAAAGTttccatattaataaaaaatctttacatCCAATAGAAATAAATATACTTTATAATGATTATAAATGCTATccaatctttaaattttttgacaCTAATCATTAACTTTTATACAAAAGTGTACATACATTGATCCACGTCATATGGTGAGAATTAAACACATCACAACCAACTTTTCCCAAGCAGGTTTCGACTGCTTGTCTCACACTGTCACCCCATTGTTGTGAATTGTGAAGATAAGAGAGGTAATTCTGTCCAAGATCAAAGGAAATGAATATAATAATCTCAAGTTCAAGCCCCAAATGCACAACTTACTGCATTTACTCGAAACGGCCTGCTTGTAATGTAATTTGACTCCAAGCATTCCGAGTGAACAAGAAATAATCCTCTGGCAAAGGATCCAACCTGTTGAACATATTAGGACAATAAGAATGGCAGCTTCCCTAGATTAGCcaagaaataatttaaactgTTGCAGAGGAAACAGATACATACGAGAAGTCCTTCACCAGGTCTCATGAGACTGCAGAGATCTACACAAACCCGATCACCCATTCCAGCCACTTGAATATGTGTTACAGTGGCTTTGGTCAAGCTCAGTAGATTgctttcttccattcttctttcaAAATATTCCTGTAAGTTTTAAACTGAAATAAGAGGTCAAGCCTCATTACTGAAGAAGTCTCATCTAGGTACAGAATACCTTTAGCTCGAGAACAGGCTCAACATCTTCAACTTTCATAACCATCTAAACCATGTTGAAGTGCCTACAACATCCAAGGGTTGCAACTGAAAGAACAGAGTTAAAGCTGAAAGCAAAAGAGTACTATTATACACAGTCACACGAGCTTCAACTCTGAAAAGTTTACTTCATTAGTCTCCGCCTAGTATATATACCTCAAGAAACACCTGAGCTTCAGATGTATTATTAGAGATGGCAAACACAATCTTTTGGCTTCTTTGAAATGCAGCTATTATATTTTCAGCAGGTATTACCTAAGAAATTCcaaacaaagaaaattattgaaaatgagaaatttaaattattgaaaaCGAACTATATTACACTTTTAAAAGACAATAGATTTTGTTGCAGAAGCCAGAAATTGAAGTCAGACAAGATCAAGCCAGAAAAGAAATGGCTTTGGAGGCGATGCAGTCAAAGTCATTAAGAGTTAAAATGGAGGTCTTAGAATCACCACagaacataattttattttgaagaaatttatAATGGCTCAACCACATCCATAATATTTTGGTTGTCAGACATAGATAGAGTAACATCCATATAAAGAGTAGGAGttatcattgtcatcataaGAATAAGAATACTAATAcccaaaaaattaatcaaagaatcaaacacattttttgGTAGGTCAATCAGCCATACCAATTTCATAGTTAACTGAACTGTACTGGCTGATGTTATATACAACACATTTCCAACATATTATTGATTACAACTGATATGCCCTATTCCTAGCCCATATCTAACTTATATAAGGAAACCATGAGCTAGAACTAGAGCATAAATATGCAAAATCTCCAGGCTCCCAATATAAGCTTAAGTAGGACTGACAACTCATTCCACATTAACCATGCTTCAAGTAGAAAAAACAGGTTGATCTTAACTTCTTGCAAAGTAAATTGGTATATAAACTATAGAAAAAATCATCAATGGATTACAAGTGTGCAAACTATTCCATTATAATTCTTATTAGCAATCAACAACGAGCATACCTGCCAATCTAGTAAATTAACTACAATATTCTCTGCCTTCTGATCCTCTGGTCTAAGTCCCTCTAGTTCCTCTGGGGTTGAAATGTCAAAAATTGTGGCTACCCTTTTATTCTGTCCATCCAAAATCTCTCCCTCATTAACAAAAAGAGGGCATATTACAGCAATGGCTGTACCCCATCAAgaccaaaatttcaaattcataaaattagaCATGCTAGCAGTACACTATCCAGTCCACCAATAACACAAACTCCATTTTACTCTCACCAAAAAATGTATTATGTACAAAACAATTATGCTCATCTTATCTTATGGCAAACACTAAGGGGATTTAATTTTGATCCATTGTCACTACAAAACATTTTCCCAATATCATGTGTTAACAAATTGAATTTATTAGAATGAATTCTTCAATCATGGTCCATATTCGGTATATTGACAAGTTTTACATTGTGTGTTGAGGACCTAACATAACTAACTATGAAAAAGGAAAGAGGGAGACCTAGAAAGATATTGGAGAGAATTGTTAAGATTTAACAGGAATCTCACGGTAAATAATATCTCTAAAAATTTGATCTTTAACCAAGCTGAATAACATAGTATGATTCATGTAGTCAACCTCACCTAATAGGATAAGGCTTTTGTTATCTGTTTTGTTTGCAATCTTCAATCATGGATTTCCTCATATATGATCAGATTGTTGACTTTTACATTTAGGCAAATGCTAACCGGTGTTTTAAGGCACTAAGGGTAGAAATTTTTATTGGGATGCGCAAAACTGTGCtcccatgattttttttttacgctCTTCTATGATTTACACATTACAAACTTTCTTCTTATAATTCCTTAACTTGGGTCCTTTGGGCTGGTTAGCAAGACGTATTTTGAATTCATAGTGATTCCTAATTGATTGACGTTGTAAATAAGTTTACATTACAgtctatcaaaattaaattcaaaccgGAAAAAACACACAAATGGATAACAGAATTTCCTTCGAAATGAAGAACTTACAAGACCAATCATGAGCAAGTTGTCGATGGTGTGATGGGAAAACGAAAGTGTTCCATCCTCTCTCTACATCTGTTTGAGTCACGTCACATTGGCCCAAACTGAAACTAGTTATTGGGTAGTGGCCTAGTGGGTGTGAACGCTCACACATTTTACATCCGGGGGTTCTTTCCTGCACACCCacgtttgtttccttcttgcaCTTTCTATTTTAGAATTACATCCAAGACCAAGGCGGTTTGCATTTTAgctgaattaattttttaggaccaatcaagtattcattttattaaagataattacaaAATAGTATCTCAATTCatcatattttatcatatatgattcCAAAAAGTGAACGGAATAATTTCAATaagattttattcagaaaatcattttggagtttattttatctattttataacTAGAAcagagaaaaatatatgttacaccacacttttaattcaaaaagatattttaagaaTGACTGATTTTTTGCTTTATCAATAATCCACGTAGATTTGGTGTACAATAAGAAATTTATTTCTTGATTCCTCTGGATTGgatcaaaaacattttttaatgattgaccaataataatgataattataatatagaatttttttctaGCTATTTTCTTTtggatataaattaattttatttgaggcACATGACTACTACCTCTTTTAATAGAAATTTACTgatgataattatatttataatatagacTAATAGAAATCATTCAATGGTATGATTAAATAACAATAGatgcataaaattaattaaaatatctcattattcattttaatgACCCCAACCCAAGTTTGCAAGAGCACAAGAGTCATGCTATACATTGATAccaaacacataaaaaatggCTCAAAGCACACAATTCTAATTAGAACTGTGAAAAAGCATGTGGAACTTTGGTGGAAAATTTAAGCAACAAGACATGCTTGTAGGGCTTTTCTGTGGTCACAATAGTTGATGGAAAATTAGGGTGATTCACAGAGTCAGGAAAAGCTTGACTCTCCAAACACAATGCTGAACGTGGCTGATAAACAAACCctccttttcccttttcattctTGACAAAATTAGCAGTGTAAAATTGCAAACCAGGAGCATTTGTGAAGAGCTTCATCACCCTCCCTGACTTCTTATCCACCACTATAGCTGCCAGCTTAATCTCTTTGCCTTTTTCACCATCCAGCACATAGTTGATGTCATAGCCATTGGTCTTAGGCAATTGGTTGATCCTTTCTCCAACAATGTGTGGCTCAAGGAAGTCATATGGGGTTCCTTTCACAGAGGCATATTGGCCTGTGGGAATGAGATGGTCATCAAATAGTGTGACTTGGGATCCAAAGATCTGAACCACTTCATCTAGAATGTTGCCACTATTGTGGTTTCCTAGATTCCAGTAAGCATGGTTCACCATATTCACCGGGGTAGGCTTGTTCAGAGCTTTTGCTTTCATGATTATCCTCAATGAGTTTTTCCCAAGAATGTAGCTCACAGTTACTAGGAGGTCCCCAGGAAATCCTGAAACACaaatattcaattataattgaaatcactaatgtatatatattaacaatgtCTTGTACTTAAATCTCGTCTAATTATAAATGatcatgtaaattttttaacttttacaataattattttaaaaattatattaattaactatCATTTACACTCAGTgattatgcataaaaaataaacttgatATATAGATACATCATTAGATTCATTTCTTATAAGagtataattatattgtctaTTAACCAGAAATCATGATAGATAGATATAATGAGTTTAAGGTAGTTATCCaacaaacttaaaaataatatagtaatttgtgattaaatggcgttgtaaaattctttttaaataacaacacagtatttattctaaatataaatataggcTTCATAGTTTAGCAACATTAAAGAAATGAAGTTAATGACAATGCTTAATTACTTACCTCCTTCACCATCATAACTGTGGTAACTGAAG of the Glycine max cultivar Williams 82 chromosome 13, Glycine_max_v4.0, whole genome shotgun sequence genome contains:
- the LOC100779602 gene encoding galactose mutarotase, whose protein sequence is MTKIFLLLCLLLLASSGFVHGFSKMDYIRLFELKKGDFSIKVTNWGATLVSVILPDKNGKLGDIVLGYDSPKAYTNDTSYFGATVGRVANRIGGAQFTLNGIHYKLVANEGNNTLHSGPKAFSDVLWKVTRYIKDGEKPRITFSYHSYDGEGGFPGDLLVTVSYILGKNSLRIIMKAKALNKPTPVNMVNHAYWNLGNHNSGNILDEVVQIFGSQVTLFDDHLIPTGQYASVKGTPYDFLEPHIVGERINQLPKTNGYDINYVLDGEKGKEIKLAAIVVDKKSGRVMKLFTNAPGLQFYTANFVKNEKGKGGFVYQPRSALCLESQAFPDSVNHPNFPSTIVTTEKPYKHVLLLKFSTKVPHAFSQF